In a single window of the Antennarius striatus isolate MH-2024 chromosome 3, ASM4005453v1, whole genome shotgun sequence genome:
- the nkx3-1 gene encoding homeobox protein Nkx-3.1 has protein sequence MEMSESVKPLTSFLIEDILSVKDSVRFNNKCCSQKTERCSQWKEEAERSEQLCPEETFEVETGSLDTSCPGPSESSSFSSKGKQKRSRAAFTHLQVLELEKKFNHQKYLSAPERAHLAGTLRLTETQVKIWFQNRRYKTKRKQQTLEFCKDMYKQDRLRLRDDLVQSSLIASFYKAYQYRPYLWDYVGTWGPTLW, from the exons ATGGAAATGTCCGAGTCAGTCAAACCTCTGACCTCCTTCCTCATCGAGGACATCCTCTCCGTCAAGGACAGCGTGAGATTTAACAATAAATGCTGTTCACAGAAGACAGAAAGATGCTCACAGTGGAAAGAAGAGGCTGAGAGGTCAGAGCAGCTTTGCCCTGAGGAGACGTTTGAAGTGGAGACAG GGTCTCTGGACACATCCTGTCCCGGACCATCAGAGTCCAGCAGTTTTTCCTCTAAAGGCAAACAGAAGCGCTCCAGGGCTGCTTTTACGCACCTTCAGGTGCTCGAACTGGAGAAGAAATTCAACCATCAGAAATACCTGTCCGCCCCAGAAAGGGCCCACCTGGCCGGCACCTTAAGACTGACCGAGACCCAAGTGAAaatctggttccagaaccgaAGGTACAAGACAAAACGAAAGCAGCAGACATTAGAGTTCTGCAAGGACATGTACAAACAGGACAGACTGCGCCTGAGAGACGATTTAGTCCAGTCGTCGCTCATAGCCTCCTTCTACAAAGCCTACCAGTACAGGCCCTACCTGTGGGACTACGTCGGCACCTGGGGGCCAACATTGTGGTGA